The Phocoena phocoena chromosome 4, mPhoPho1.1, whole genome shotgun sequence genome contains a region encoding:
- the CEP19 gene encoding centrosomal protein of 19 kDa — MMCTAKKCGIRFQPPAVILIYENEMKGKSRQRIMPVRNFSKYSDCSRAAEQLKNNPRHKGYLEQVSLKQLEKLFSFLRGYLWGQSLAETMEQVQRETTIDPEEDLNKLDDKELAKRKSIMDELFEKNQKKKDDPNFVYDIEVEFPQDEKLQSCGWDTESADES, encoded by the exons ATGATGTGCACTGCCAAGAAATGTGGAATTAGGTTCCAGCCTCCGGCTGTTATCTTAATCTATGAGAAtgaaatgaaggggaaaagtCGCCAGCGCATCATGCCTGTCCGAAACTTTTCAAAGTATTCAG ATTGCAGCAGAGCTGCTGAACAATTAAAGAATAATCCACGACACAAGGGTTACCTGGAACAAGTATCCCTGAAGCAACTGGAGAAGTTATTCAGTTTTTTACGAGGTTACTTGTGGGGGCAGAGTTTGGCAGAAACAATGGAACAAGTTCAGCGGGAAACAACCATTGATCCTGAGGAAGACCTGAACAAACTAGATGACAAGGAACTTGCCAAAAGGAAGAGCATCATGGATGAACTTTTTGAGAAAAATCAGAAGAAGAAGGATGATCCAAATTTTGTTTATGACATTGAAGTGGAGTTCCCACAGGATGAAAAACTACAGTCCTGTGGCTGGGACACAGAGTCAGCTGACGAGTCCTGA